The Henckelia pumila isolate YLH828 chromosome 2, ASM3356847v2, whole genome shotgun sequence genome includes a window with the following:
- the LOC140885057 gene encoding probable membrane-associated kinase regulator 6, with protein sequence MENSQSLTSTESFSYSWLIDRKPSSVDEFLSNFTARVVEKSSQKEENFNFDVPVTAFPVSLVHADEIFYDGHIMPLFVDRSKPETLKTASLSTPPSPVSSSRSNAQFVADRNQQYYYTLGKWRKSSTRILQKCFGFVKPFCKTIRCSRKSNRVDDLERKVSEIQRRGDSLETSPRPSSAYSVFEWDDLKKVNDLYYGLKRVKSSSNSQQSSPRLSWSNSSNVLSMCDVESSIHEAILYCKRSIEK encoded by the exons ATGGAGAATTCTCAATCACTAACATCAACTGAGAGTTTTTCATACAGTTGGTTAATAGACAGAAAACCATCTTCTGTTGATGAGTTTCTCAGCAACTTCACGGCTCGAGTCGTCGAAAAATCGAGCCAAAAAGAGGAGAATTTCAACTTTGATGTTCCTGTCACAGCTTTTCCTGTGTCCCTTGTTCATGCCGACGAGATTTTCTATGATGGGCATATCATGCCTTTGTTTGTCGACAGATCGAAACCCGAAACGCTTAAAACGGCATCGCTTTCGACCCCTCCCTCCCCTGTCTCCTCTTCAAGAAGTAATGCTCAATTTGTTGCTGACAGGAACCAGCAGTACTATTACACGCTGGGGAAATGGAGGAAATCATCTACAAGGATCTTACAAAAATGTTTCGGGTTCGTGAAACCGTTTTGcaagacgataaggtgctcgagaAAAAGCAATAGAGTGGATGATCTTGAACGAAAAGTGAGTGAAATCCAAAGGCGAGGGGATTCTCTCGAGACATCACCTAGACCAAGTTCGGCTTATTCGGTTTTTGAATGGGATGATCTCAAGAAAGTTAATGATCTTTACTATGGGCTTAAAAGGGTCAAGAGTTCGAGCAATTCGCAGCAATCTTCGCCGCGTTTGAGTTGGTCGAATTCTAGTAATGTTCTCAGCATGTGTGATGTTGAGAGTTCAATCCATGAAGCAATTCTATATTGTAAAAGATCAATAG AAAAATGA
- the LOC140884535 gene encoding RING-H2 finger protein ATL67-like gives MSNHPSPPPPPPSTTLPSPTTAGQSTFAQNIGSIGLGYAIAIALGFLVLFSTVLLASYICYRTAASRRRRSRTSANPSRSDENSVYLPRIIFVAEDDESDSRNDVVGLEQAVINSYPKLVFSRRNGNGGNDAVCSICLCDYREAEMLRMLPDCKHSFHVTCVDAWLKLNASCPVCRNSPLPTPLSTPLQEVVPLSHYSDGRRRQ, from the coding sequence ATGTCCAACCACCCATCacctccgccgccgccgccctCAACCACCCTCCCCAGCCCCACCACAGCCGGACAATCCACCTTCGCACAGAACATCGGTTCCATAGGTCTCGGCTACGCCATCGCGATCGCCCTCGGATTCCTCGTCCTCTTCTCCACCGTCCTCCTCGCCTCCTACATCTGCTACCGCACCGCCGCCTCCCGCAGACGCCGCTCCCGGACCTCCGCGAACCCTTCCCGTTCAGACGAAAACAGCGTCTACCTCCCCCGGATCATCTTCGTGGCGGAGGACGACGAAAGCGACTCGCGGAACGACGTCGTGGGGCTGGAGCAGGCGGTCATCAACTCGTACCCGAAGCTTGTGTTCTCCAGGAGGAACGGGAACGGGGGGAACGACGCCGTTTGCTCGATCTGCTTGTGCGATTACAGGGAGGCGGAGATGCTGAGGATGCTGCCGGATTGTAAGCACAGCTTTCACGTCACGTGCGTGGACGCGTGGCTAAAGCTCAACGCTTCGTGTCCCGTTTGCCGGAATTCTCCGTTGCCGACGCCGCTGTCCACGCCGTTGCAGGAGGTGGTGCCACTGTCTCATTACTCCGATGGGAGGAGGAGACAATGA
- the LOC140884003 gene encoding late embryogenesis abundant protein At1g64065: protein MESSEQVHPLAPASGRYRDDEESGPPKTNRRRCIKCCGTITAVLLVQAVVIVVLMFTVFKVKDPAIRMNGVTIDRLELLNGTTTPRPGSNITLTADVSVKNSNFASFKYQNTTTTLFYRGVVIGDAHGPPGKAKARRTMRMNVTVDVITDRILQHPNLSSDYSSGLLTIGSYTSVGGRVKMFFIKKHVTVRMNCSMTVNVTSQAIQQQKCKRKVKL, encoded by the coding sequence ATGGAGTCGTCCGAGCAAGTCCACCCGCTCGCTCCCGCCTCCGGTCGATACCGCGATGACGAGGAATCCGGCCCCCCGAAAACCAACCGCCGAAGGTGCATCAAGTGCTGCGGCACCATCACCGCCGTCCTCCTCGTCCAAGCCGTCGTGATCGTCGTACTAATGTTCACCGTGTTCAAAGTCAAAGATCCCGCCATCCGCATGAACGGAGTGACCATCGACCGGCTCGAGCTCCTCAACGGCACCACCACCCCGCGGCCGGGGTCGAACATCACCCTCACCGCCGACGTCTCCGTGAAGAACTCCAACTTCGCGTCCTTCAAGTACCAGAACACGACCACCACGCTCTTCTACCGCGGCGTGGTGATCGGAGATGCGCACGGTCCTCCGGGAAAGGCGAAGGCCCGTCGGACGATGAGGATGAACGTGACGGTGGACGTGATAACGGATCGGATCCTGCAGCATCCGAATCTGAGCTCCGATTACAGTTCGGGTCTGCTGACGATCGGCAGCTACACGAGCGTGGGGGGGAGAGTGAAGATGTTTTTCATTAAGAAACACGTGACGGTTAGAATGAACTGCAGCATGACGGTTAACGTTACAAGCCAAGCCATTCAGCAACAGAAATGTAAACGAAAGGTTAAGCTTTAA
- the LOC140881682 gene encoding uncharacterized protein, whose protein sequence is MPAHQPLLTSLLHLQISLYPPFSLRPTKLCHFYPSSRPLVKFMSTVDNTAASAVGGEGARFTGEWFSVPELRLRDHRFTVPLDYSLDYSASPKISVFVREIVSVGKEEHTLPFLLYLQGGPGFECQRPTEAGGWISKACEEFRVILMDQRGTGLSTPLTPSSMSQFKSAEDLADFLKNFRADNIVNDAEFVRKLLVPNCRPWTVLGQSYGGFCAVSYLSFAPQGLKQVLITGGIPSIRSRCAADIVYRACYEQVMIQNEKYYQRFPQDIEIIGEVVDHLSESAAGGVPLPSGGILTPRGLQLLGLSGLGSSSGFERLHYMFERVWDPILVPGAPKKISCYFLNAYERWLSFDTNPLYALMHESIYCEGSSSSWSAHRIRSEFDSQFDALKSVKEGRPVLFTGEMVFPWLFDEIHALKPFKDAAHLLAEKKDWPPLYDILTLKNNQVPVAAAVYFEDMYVNFKLSMETASGIAGIRLWITNEYMHSGLRDGGGLVLDHLLGMLNGKKPIF, encoded by the exons ATGCCGGCACATCAACCATTGCTTACGTCACTCCTCCACCTTCAGATTTCCCTTTATCCACCATTTTCACTGCGTCCAACCAAACTTTGCCATTTTTACCCCTCAAGCAGACCACTCGTAAAATTCATGTCCACCGTAGACAACACCGCAGCCTCCGCCGTCGGCGGCGAAGGTGCGCGCTTTACCGGGGAGTGGTTCTCAGTGCCGGAGCTCCGGCTCCGCGATCATCGATTCACAGTACCACTCGATTACTCCCTTGATTATTCTGCTTCCCCCAAGATCTCTGTCTTTGTCCGCGAAATCGTCTCTG TTGGGAAGGAAGAACATACCCTCCCATTCTTATTGTACTTGCAGGGTGGGCCAGGTTTTGAGTGTCAGCGACCAACTGAAGCTGGTGGATGGATAAGTAAAGCATGTGAGGAATTCCGTGTTATTCTAATGGACCAG CGTGGTACAGGCTTGTCAACACCTTTAACACCATCATCAATGTCACAGTTTAAATCAGCGGAGGATTTGGCTGATTTCTTGAAAAATTTCCGAGCTGACAATATAGTGAATGATGCTGAGTTTGTTCGCAAATTACTCGTTCCTAATTGCAGACCCTGGACAGTGTTGGGGCAG AGTTATGGAGGCTTCTGTGCAGTTAGTTACCTGAGTTTTGCTCCGCAAGGATTGAAACAAGTCCTTATAACTGGTGGAATTCCTTCAATTAGAAGTAGATGTGCTGCAGATATTGTTTACAGAGCTTGCTATGAGCAGGTTATGATTCAAAATGAAAAGTATTACCAGAGATTCCCCCAAGATATTGAGATAATAGGAGAAGTAGTTGATCACTTATCCGAGTCTGCTGCAGGAGGG GTACCTCTTCCATCTGGTGGTATCTTAACACCTAGGGGGTTGCAACTTCTAGGTTTGTCTGGTTTGGGATCTAGCTCTGGTTTTGAGCGTCTGCACTACAT GTTTGAGAGGGTGTGGGATCCTATATTAGTTCCTGGTGCACCGAAGAAAATCAGCTGCTACTTTTTGAATGCT TATGAGAGGTGGCTGTCTTTTGATACAAATCCTCTATATGCTCTGATGCACGAGTCCATATATTGTGAG GGTTCGTCTTCAAGTTGGTCTGCTCACAGAATAAGGTCAGAGTTTGATAGCCAGTTTGATGCATTAAAATCCGTCAAAGAGGGACGTCCAGTGCTGTTTACTGGAGAG ATGGTATTTCCGTGGCTGTTCGATGAGATTCATGCCTTGAAACCCTTTAAAGATGCTGCCCACCTATTGGCGGAGAAGAAGGACTGGCCTCCTTTATATGACATTTTAACTTTGAAAAATAACCAG GTACCAGTTGCGGCTGCTGTGTATTTTGAAGATATGTACGTTAACTTCAAGCTTTCTATGGAGACAGCTTCTGGGATTGCCGGAATTCGTTTGTGGATTACTAATGAATACATGCATTCTGGCTTGAGAGATGGTGGTGGTCTGGTTTTGGACCATTTACTAGGTATGTTGAATGGAAAGAAGCCTATTTTTTGA
- the LOC140883226 gene encoding WRKY transcription factor 22-like, which produces MEEDWDLHAVVRGCGSASSSTTATTSTAAAAAAIPAPSDDLFTANFQQSYNNNTSAAYCQDLFQPRRESFIEDLHDLCKPAFFQRSLQPAPQIRSVLSPKSLPISPLSVLGGTFQGLSSSEQQQHQQLLQQTQITQKQLPISVANASKSTTVPQNPSSRAAKRRKNNLKRVCHVPVENLSSDMWSWRKYGQKPIKGSPYPRGYYKCSTSKGCMARKQVERNRSDPGMFIVTYTAEHNHPIPTHRNSLAGCTRQKTAAAANPSSENPDKPSFSPPTSPPEELSRTPGKLESSQEELAEVEDDDLSVSDMALEDDFFEGLEDLAGPDPGECIDDQFPASLQFPWLDKRTTSAGGGGG; this is translated from the exons ATGGAGGAAGATTGGGATCTGCACGCAGTGGTAAGAGGCTGCGGCTCCGCCTCCTCCTCCACCACCGCCACCACTTCTacggccgccgccgccgccgcaaTCCCAGCTCCCTCGGATGATCTTTTTACCGCCAATTTCCAACAAAGTTATAATAACAATACTTCCGCCGCTTACTGTCAAGATCTGTTTCAGCCCAGGAGGGAGAGTTTCATTGAAGACCTGCACGATCTCTGCAAACCGGCCTTTTTTCAAAGATCACTGCAGCCAGCTCCGCAAATACGATCGGTTCTCTCTCCAAAAAGTTTACCCATTTCACCGCTCTCTGTTCTTGGGGGTACCTTTCAAGGGCTCTCATCTTCAGAGCAACAGCAGCATCAGCAACTACTCCAACAGACACAGATCACGCAAAAGCAGCTACCAATATCTGTTGCTAATGCATCAAAATCTACTACTGTTCCGCAGAATCCTAGTTCGAGGGCTGCCAAAAGAAG gAAGAACAATTTGAAGAGGGTTTGTCATGTCCCGGTGGAGAACTTATCATCTGATATGTGGTCTTGGAGAAAATATGGGCAAAAACCCATTAAAGGCTCACCCTATCCAAG GGGATACTATAAATGCAGCACCTCAAAAGGCTGTATGGCAAGAAAGCAAGTGGAGCGGAATAGATCCGACCCGGGAATGTTCATCGTCACCTACACAGCAGAGCACAACCACCCTATCCCCACCCACCGCAACTCACTCGCCGGCTGCACCCGCCAGAagacggcggcggcggcgaATCCCAGCTCCGAAAACCCGGACAAACCGTCTTTCTCGCCTCCAACGTCGCCGCCAGAAGAACTCTCTCGGACGCCTGGAAAGTTGGAGAGCAGCCAGGAGGAGTTGGCAGAAGTCGAGGATGACGATTTGAGCGTTTCGGACATGGCGTTGGAAGATGATTTCTTCGAGGGTTTGGAGGATTTAGCTGGGCCCGACCCGGGAGAATGTATCGACGATCAGTTCCCGGCGAGCTTACAGTTCCCTTGGCTCGACAAGCGCACAACCTCCGCCGGCGGCGGCGGTGGTTGA
- the LOC140878395 gene encoding uncharacterized protein: MNVNEVEEQMEEEEFEEELHETIGYLLMEVREMLAVFLLVVGHNTRYCLIRKTFDRSHYNTSQNFNKVLKALHSIVADMMVKPGAAVPEKIRESTRFYPYFKAACNFDLEFIYVLSGWEGSAHDLSVLTDALSRNNGLKVPQGKFFLVDGGYPNRRQFLAPFRGVRYHLQEFTGQGRHPEDAKELFNLRHASLRNVIERIFGIFKSRFKIFKTAPPFHFKTQTDLVLACAGLHNFLRRECRSDEFPVETETEVLPSSSEQVYEDGNFDQLFDTQEQQRANANAWRDAIANQMWSDVEHVVNIN; the protein is encoded by the exons ATGAATGTGAATGAGGTAGAAGAGCaaatggaagaagaagaattcgAAGAAGAATTACATGAAACTATTGGGTATTTGTTGATGGAAGTTCGTG AAATGCTTGCTGTGTTTTTACTCGTGGTCGGTCATAATACTCGATACTGCTTGATTCGTAAAACATTTGATCGTTCACACTACAATACAAGCCAAAACTTCAACAAGGTGTTGAAAGCATTACATAGCATTGTAGCAGATATGATGGTTAAACCTGGAGCTGCAGTGCCAGAAAAAATAAGAGAGAGTACAAGATTTTATCCTTACTTCAAA GCAGCGtgtaattttgatttagaattcATATATGTGCTCAGTGGATGGGAGGGATCTGCACATGATTTAAGCGTATTGACAGATGCTTTATCAAGAAATAATGGGCTCAAAGTGCCACAAG GTAAATTCTTTTTAGTGGATGGTGGATATCCAAATCGACGTCAATTTTTGGCTCCTTTTCGTGGTGTGCGTTATCATCTCCAAGAATTCACTGGCCAAGGTCGTCACCCTGAAGATGCAAAAGAGTTGTTCAATCTTCGTCATGCTTCTTTGAGGAACGTAATAGAAAGGATCTTTGGCATATTTAAATCGcgattcaaaatattcaaaacagcTCCTCCGTTTCACTTTAAAACACAGACGGATCTTGTATTGGCATGTGCTGGATTACACAATTTTCTTCGCAGGGAGTGTCGTTCTGATGAATTTCCAGTTGAAACTGAGACTGAAGTTCTACCATCTTCATCAGAACAAGTTTACGAAGATGGAAATTTTGATCAATTATTTGACACACAAGAACAACAGCGGGCAAATGCTAATGCGTGGAGAGATGCTATAGCAAATCAAATGTGGAGCGATGTTGAACATGTTGTCAATATcaattag
- the LOC140878396 gene encoding uncharacterized protein At2g29880-like — MGDSQAKYNVWTAEESNELLKIMVDAAMRGWRDKNGVFSKKTVETKILPALNDKLGCGKTMTQYQSRLKWFKQRYASYSKLMRHNSGFGWDPVTKKFTANDEVWDDYFKSHPRHEYYRTDTFEDYEELKIVVGNGTATGKHSNGSGDDNESRTVEIEENRGTSLLDDYVYDHNTGEYFVQGDRQESSYQPPFLEDSVSPLPSHPISLEVPPTSKKRDRTDFEGKSTTCKSINPNVMHEFSHSLEKVVSKIESIGNAGDTCWDAIKEVPNLDNRTRYKVLDLLNTRSKKMDFIKMTVEERSGWIEYKLEE, encoded by the exons ATGGGAGATTCTCAAGCAAAATATAATGTGTGGACCGCCGAAGAGAGCAATGAATTGCTAAAAATCATGGTTGATGCTGCCATGCGAGGATGGCGCGATAAGAATGGAGTATTTAGCAAAAAAACCGTAGAAACAAAAATACTTCCTGCATTGAATGACAAGCTTGGGTGTGGAAAAACTATGACACAATATCAAAGTCGTTTGAAGTGGTTCAAACAAAGATACGCTAGTTATTCTAAGCTTATGCGTCATAACTCTGGTTTTGGATGGGACCCTGTGACAAAAAAATTCACGGCTAATGATGAAGTATGGGATGATTATTTCAAG TCTCATCCTAGACATGAATATTATCGGACAGACACTTTTGAGGATTATGAAGAATTGAAAATTGTTGTTGGCAATGGCACTGCTACAGGAAAACACTCAAATGGATCAGGAGATGACAATGAATCAAGAACAGTTGAGATAGAAGAAAATAGGGGAACTAGTTTATTAGATGATTATGTGTATGATCACAATACTGGTGAATATTTCGTGCAAGGCGACAGACAAGAATCTTCATATCAGCCTCCATTTCTCGAGGACTCTGTTTCACCATTACCTTCTCATCCCATAAGTTTAGAGGTTCCACCAACAAGTAAGAAACGAGATAGGACTGATTTTGAAGGAAAATCAACCACATGCAAGAGTATTAACCCAAATGTTATGCACGAGTTCTCCCACAGTCTTGAGAAGGTAGTTTCTAAGATAGAATCAATAGGGAATGCAGGTGACACTTGTTGGGATGCTATCAAGGAGGTCCCAAATTTGGATAATCGTACTCGATACAAGGTTCTTGATTTACTTAATACCAGATCAAAAAAGATGGATTTCATAAAAATGACAGTTGAAGAGCGTTCGGGATGGATAGAGTATAAATTGGAAGAATAA